One window of the Labilibaculum sp. genome contains the following:
- the miaB gene encoding tRNA (N6-isopentenyl adenosine(37)-C2)-methylthiotransferase MiaB, with the protein MSNNNKKLFLETYGCQMNVADSEVVASIMEHDGFTITKNREEADVILVNTCSVRENAETRVRGRVQGFSELKKKNPKLLVGVIGCMAERLGEKLFDQEKNVNIVVGPDAYMDLPLLVKKAENGEKAINIELSLTETYKDICPSRIDETSISGFVSIMRGCNNFCTYCIVPYTRGRERSRNPESILKEVKDLAEKGYKEVTLLGQNVNSFAFKNSVSEVSFPELLDMVAVSVPTMRIRFATSHPKDMSDDTLKIIAKHDNICKFIHLPVQSGSDSVLKDMRRKYTQEWYKDRIEAIRRIIPGCGISSDIFCGFHNESEEDFNQTIELMKWAKFDLAYMFKYSERPGTFAYKNLEDNVPEEVKQRRLEEMIDLQNQISLENNQSDIGKVFEVLIEGISKRSEQDVYGRTSQNKVIVFPKKNYQVGDFANVIVNECTKATLVGEAV; encoded by the coding sequence ATGAGCAATAACAACAAAAAATTATTTTTGGAGACTTATGGTTGCCAAATGAATGTTGCTGATAGTGAAGTTGTAGCTTCGATAATGGAGCATGATGGTTTTACCATTACAAAAAACCGCGAAGAAGCTGATGTAATTTTAGTAAATACTTGTTCGGTTCGCGAAAATGCAGAAACCAGAGTTCGAGGAAGAGTTCAAGGTTTTAGCGAGTTAAAGAAAAAGAACCCAAAACTATTAGTTGGTGTAATTGGCTGCATGGCTGAGCGACTCGGGGAAAAACTTTTTGATCAGGAAAAAAATGTAAATATTGTTGTTGGACCTGATGCGTATATGGATCTTCCTCTTCTGGTGAAAAAAGCGGAAAATGGAGAAAAAGCAATCAATATCGAACTTTCCCTTACCGAAACATACAAAGATATTTGTCCTTCGAGAATTGATGAAACCTCCATATCTGGTTTTGTTTCTATCATGAGAGGCTGCAATAATTTCTGCACCTACTGCATTGTTCCCTACACAAGAGGACGTGAACGCAGCCGAAACCCGGAAAGTATATTAAAAGAAGTTAAAGATTTGGCTGAAAAAGGATACAAAGAAGTTACTCTCTTAGGCCAAAATGTAAATTCATTCGCCTTCAAGAACTCCGTTTCCGAAGTCAGCTTTCCTGAGCTTTTAGATATGGTTGCTGTTTCCGTTCCTACAATGAGAATCAGATTCGCAACATCACATCCTAAAGACATGAGTGATGATACATTAAAAATCATCGCCAAGCATGATAACATCTGTAAGTTTATTCACCTGCCGGTGCAATCAGGAAGTGATTCTGTTTTGAAAGACATGCGAAGAAAATATACTCAGGAATGGTATAAAGACAGAATTGAAGCCATCCGAAGAATCATACCCGGATGCGGGATTTCCTCCGACATTTTTTGCGGATTCCATAATGAAAGCGAAGAAGATTTTAATCAAACCATTGAATTAATGAAATGGGCGAAATTTGACTTAGCCTACATGTTTAAATATTCAGAACGTCCGGGTACATTTGCTTACAAAAATTTAGAAGACAACGTTCCCGAAGAAGTAAAGCAAAGAAGACTGGAAGAGATGATTGATCTGCAAAATCAGATTTCGCTGGAAAATAATCAAAGTGACATTGGAAAAGTTTTCGAAGTTTTGATTGAAGGAATTTCCAAAAGATCTGAACAGGATGTATATGGAAGAACTTCGCAAAACAAAGTGATTGTTTTTCCAAAAAAGAACTACCAAGTTGGTGATTTCGCAAATGTTATTGTTAACGAATGCACCAAAGCAACTCTGGTAGGAGAAGCAGTTTAA
- a CDS encoding universal stress protein yields MKRILVPVDFSGDSLKALRFGIYLSNKLDCHLRMIHVQKSEKFEIPFHFEELKNEIIHTVQEYFEKLIELHSADYCVRNGVFDFKIRTGSVYREIVNQAKYGDAYMILMGAYGASGFEEFFIGSNAVKVVTNATCPVITVQKEFVKGQLKTIVMPIDASTETRKKIPFVSEIASRCNAKVHILGVHETSDTNVIGKIEHYMRQAEDYLKDGNIDYVKSIRRGDNNTFSTLDYAREVDADLIAIMTEQAESSINMFFGSYAQQMINRSEIPILSVPND; encoded by the coding sequence ATGAAGCGTATTTTAGTTCCAGTTGATTTTTCTGGTGATTCTCTCAAGGCATTGAGGTTTGGTATTTATTTGTCAAATAAATTGGATTGTCATCTTAGGATGATTCATGTGCAGAAGTCTGAGAAATTCGAAATTCCTTTTCATTTCGAGGAATTGAAAAATGAAATAATTCATACCGTACAAGAATATTTTGAGAAATTGATTGAGCTTCATTCTGCTGACTATTGTGTTAGGAATGGAGTTTTTGATTTTAAAATAAGAACAGGAAGTGTTTATCGTGAAATCGTAAATCAAGCAAAATACGGCGATGCATATATGATTCTTATGGGAGCTTACGGAGCTTCGGGTTTCGAAGAGTTTTTTATTGGAAGCAATGCTGTTAAAGTCGTTACCAATGCTACTTGTCCTGTTATAACAGTGCAAAAGGAATTCGTTAAGGGGCAATTGAAAACAATTGTAATGCCTATTGATGCAAGTACTGAAACAAGAAAGAAAATTCCATTTGTGTCTGAAATTGCTTCCCGATGTAATGCGAAGGTTCATATTTTGGGTGTTCATGAAACTTCAGATACCAATGTGATTGGGAAGATTGAACATTATATGAGACAAGCAGAAGACTACTTAAAGGATGGGAATATTGATTATGTAAAAAGTATTCGCAGAGGCGATAATAATACTTTCTCTACTCTTGATTATGCTCGTGAAGTAGACGCGGATTTAATTGCAATTATGACAGAGCAAGCTGAAAGTTCTATTAATATGTTTTTTGGATCCTACGCTCAACAAATGATAAATCGTTCTGAAATTCCAATACTATCTGTTCCTAACGATTAA
- a CDS encoding amidophosphoribosyltransferase, with amino-acid sequence MSDQLKHECGIAMIRLLKPLEYYQEKYGSWRYGIQKLYLLMEKQHNRGQEGAGAVGLKLDMPPGNKYIHRERSCSDQPIKDVFDGVYKELAAAEAKDPEKFNDPVWAKANLPFAGELYLGHLRYGTFGRNSIDFVHPVMRENNWKSRNLVLAGNFNLTNVDELFDLLVGLGQHPKNYTDTVTILEKVGHYLDEENQMLFRQYKNDGLSNQEISPQIEKNIDIQQVLSSASRDWDGGYAIAGMFGHGDSFVMRDPWGIRPAFYYHDDEIVVVASERPVIQTALNVRANTIKEIAPGNAVIVRKNGDVAEVPVRVAQKRRSCSFERIYFSRGSDKDIYKERKKLGQLLTPAILESVNHDIKNTVFSFIPNTAETAFYGMMEGVRHHLMEQKKQQIHDLNGSWTEEKLQEIISVEPRVEKIAIKDAKMRTFISNDEGRDDLVGHVYDVTYGIVKNQEDNLVVIDDSIVRGTTLKQSILRILDRLHPKKIVIVSSAPQIRYPDCYGIDMTRMGEFIAFNAAIAMLKERGLEAVIEKTYKKCKAQENLPKEEVVNFVKEIYKPFTAEEISDKIAVLLTPEVMDAEVKIVYQTVENLHVACPENTGDWYFTGNYPTPGGNKVVNTSFINYCEGNDRRAY; translated from the coding sequence ATGAGTGACCAACTAAAGCACGAGTGCGGGATAGCAATGATTCGATTGCTAAAACCTCTTGAGTACTATCAGGAAAAATACGGATCGTGGAGATATGGTATTCAAAAGCTCTATCTGTTGATGGAAAAACAACACAACAGAGGCCAGGAAGGTGCTGGAGCTGTTGGGTTGAAATTGGACATGCCTCCAGGGAACAAATACATTCATCGTGAGCGTTCATGCAGCGATCAACCAATAAAAGATGTTTTTGATGGTGTGTATAAGGAACTTGCGGCTGCTGAAGCGAAAGATCCTGAGAAATTTAATGATCCTGTTTGGGCCAAAGCAAATTTACCTTTCGCAGGAGAATTGTATTTGGGACATTTACGATATGGAACCTTTGGACGAAACAGTATTGATTTTGTTCATCCTGTAATGAGAGAAAATAACTGGAAGTCGAGAAATCTGGTGCTGGCCGGAAATTTTAATCTGACTAATGTTGATGAGCTTTTTGATTTGTTGGTTGGTTTGGGGCAACACCCTAAGAATTACACTGATACGGTTACAATTCTTGAGAAGGTTGGGCATTATTTAGACGAAGAAAATCAAATGTTGTTCCGTCAGTATAAAAATGATGGTTTATCGAATCAGGAGATATCTCCTCAAATTGAAAAGAATATAGATATACAACAGGTTCTTTCGAGTGCTAGTAGAGATTGGGATGGAGGATATGCAATTGCAGGTATGTTTGGCCATGGCGATTCTTTTGTGATGAGAGATCCTTGGGGAATTCGTCCGGCATTTTATTATCATGATGATGAGATTGTTGTAGTTGCTTCGGAAAGACCGGTTATTCAAACGGCTTTAAATGTTAGGGCAAATACAATTAAAGAAATTGCTCCGGGAAATGCTGTTATTGTTCGTAAAAATGGTGATGTTGCCGAGGTTCCGGTGCGTGTTGCTCAAAAAAGAAGATCTTGTTCTTTCGAAAGAATTTATTTTTCAAGGGGGAGCGATAAGGATATTTATAAGGAAAGAAAGAAGCTTGGGCAATTATTGACTCCTGCTATCTTGGAGTCTGTTAATCATGATATAAAAAACACAGTTTTTTCATTCATTCCAAATACTGCTGAAACCGCATTCTATGGTATGATGGAAGGTGTCCGACATCATTTAATGGAGCAGAAAAAACAACAGATTCATGATTTGAATGGAAGTTGGACTGAAGAAAAACTTCAGGAGATTATTTCTGTTGAGCCCAGAGTAGAGAAAATTGCTATCAAGGATGCGAAAATGAGAACCTTTATATCCAATGATGAAGGACGTGACGATTTGGTGGGACATGTTTATGATGTTACTTACGGGATTGTTAAGAATCAAGAGGATAATCTGGTTGTTATTGATGATTCTATTGTAAGGGGGACAACTTTAAAGCAAAGTATACTTCGAATTTTAGATCGTCTTCATCCAAAGAAGATTGTAATTGTTTCTTCAGCTCCTCAAATCCGTTATCCTGATTGTTATGGAATAGATATGACACGAATGGGTGAATTTATTGCCTTTAATGCTGCTATTGCAATGCTAAAAGAGCGTGGTTTGGAAGCTGTTATTGAAAAAACGTACAAGAAGTGTAAAGCTCAGGAAAATCTACCCAAAGAAGAGGTGGTTAACTTTGTTAAAGAAATTTACAAGCCTTTTACTGCGGAAGAAATATCGGATAAGATTGCGGTATTATTAACTCCGGAAGTAATGGATGCTGAGGTTAAGATTGTTTATCAGACAGTTGAAAATCTTCACGTTGCTTGTCCTGAGAATACAGGTGATTGGTATTTTACAGGAAACTATCCTACACCCGGAGGAAATAAAGTTGTGAATACTTCTTTTATTAATTATTGTGAAGGAAATGATAGACGGGCTTACTAA
- a CDS encoding GNAT family N-acetyltransferase — translation MKEIIPPVPREELEKELTEERFVRKTNKGSNEIYCFTHHDSPNLMREVGRLREITFRKAGGGTGKDIDIDDFDLDEKPYHQLIVWDPKAKEILGGYRYILCSEAPKDENGEIYLATSRLFNFSDEFKKNYMPHMIELGRSFVQPEYQSIRKGRKSLYALDNLWDGLGALIVDYPEIKYFFGKVTMYPDYNRDARNHILYFMNKMFNDPDKLATPTTPLITNMDTEQLEKDFCKDTFEENYKVLSQNVRKNGENVPPLINAYMGLSPTMKCFGTAINKHFGDVEETGIMITIADVYENKKDRHTSSYLSLLHIRLPKTKLNIFKKK, via the coding sequence ATGAAAGAAATTATTCCCCCTGTACCACGAGAGGAGCTTGAGAAAGAACTGACTGAAGAAAGATTTGTACGCAAAACCAACAAGGGATCGAATGAAATCTATTGCTTCACTCATCATGATTCTCCTAATTTAATGAGAGAAGTTGGCCGGTTACGTGAAATTACTTTCCGTAAAGCTGGAGGAGGCACAGGTAAAGATATTGATATTGATGATTTTGATCTGGATGAAAAACCATATCATCAGTTAATTGTTTGGGATCCTAAAGCTAAAGAAATTCTTGGCGGATACCGTTACATTTTATGCAGTGAGGCTCCTAAAGATGAAAACGGTGAAATCTATCTTGCAACTTCCAGATTGTTTAATTTTTCGGATGAATTTAAAAAGAACTATATGCCTCACATGATCGAATTGGGGCGGTCGTTTGTACAACCGGAATACCAATCGATCAGAAAAGGCCGTAAAAGTTTATATGCGCTTGATAATTTATGGGATGGCTTAGGTGCTTTAATTGTTGATTATCCTGAGATTAAATATTTCTTTGGCAAAGTAACTATGTATCCTGATTACAACAGAGATGCCCGAAATCACATCCTGTATTTCATGAACAAGATGTTTAATGATCCGGACAAACTTGCCACTCCTACAACTCCTCTTATAACCAATATGGACACGGAGCAGTTGGAAAAAGATTTTTGCAAAGATACTTTTGAGGAGAACTACAAAGTTCTATCACAAAATGTTCGTAAAAATGGAGAAAATGTTCCTCCACTCATTAATGCTTACATGGGATTATCCCCTACAATGAAATGCTTTGGAACAGCGATAAACAAACATTTTGGAGATGTTGAAGAAACAGGTATCATGATTACAATTGCTGATGTTTACGAGAACAAAAAAGACCGGCACACATCTTCCTATCTTTCGTTACTGCACATCAGGCTTCCAAAAACAAAACTGAATATTTTCAAAAAAAAATAA
- a CDS encoding 1-acyl-sn-glycerol-3-phosphate acyltransferase produces MQKENTPESYLKIDIEKVFASKSERISKLLPNFIIRYLKRIIHQDELNNFLAKNYQKQGIEFADSVLEELQITFEIKGLENIKKDGRYIFASNHPLGGPDGIILISIFGKHFPKIKFLVNDILMNIKNLSDVFVPINKHGGQAKEAAKTIVEAYQSEATILTFPAGLVSRKQKGRIKDLEWKKSFILKAKKYKRDIVPIHISGRNSNFFYNLANLRKFLGLKSNLEMLYLPNELFKQKGKNFTICIGKPVSHQTFDKSMSYDKWAEKMKEETYNLVNQ; encoded by the coding sequence ATGCAGAAAGAAAACACTCCTGAGAGCTATTTAAAAATTGACATAGAGAAGGTTTTTGCGAGCAAAAGCGAAAGAATTTCAAAACTACTCCCAAACTTTATAATCCGCTACCTTAAAAGAATCATCCATCAGGATGAGCTCAATAATTTCTTAGCAAAAAACTATCAAAAACAAGGCATTGAATTTGCGGATAGTGTTTTGGAAGAACTTCAAATTACTTTTGAAATCAAAGGTCTTGAAAACATCAAAAAAGACGGCAGATATATTTTCGCTTCCAATCATCCATTAGGTGGCCCTGACGGGATTATTTTAATCAGCATTTTCGGCAAACATTTTCCGAAAATCAAATTTCTGGTTAACGACATCCTAATGAATATCAAAAACTTATCAGATGTTTTTGTGCCCATAAACAAACATGGAGGACAAGCCAAAGAAGCTGCAAAAACAATAGTAGAAGCCTACCAATCGGAAGCGACAATACTCACCTTTCCGGCAGGCTTAGTTTCCCGAAAACAAAAAGGGAGAATTAAAGATTTAGAGTGGAAAAAAAGTTTTATTTTGAAAGCGAAAAAATACAAACGCGATATAGTACCTATTCATATTAGCGGAAGAAACTCTAATTTTTTCTACAATCTGGCCAACCTTAGGAAGTTTCTGGGTTTAAAATCCAATTTGGAAATGTTATATTTGCCAAATGAGCTGTTTAAGCAGAAAGGGAAAAACTTCACGATTTGCATAGGTAAGCCTGTATCACACCAAACCTTTGACAAAAGTATGTCGTATGACAAGTGGGCTGAAAAAATGAAAGAGGAAACATACAATTTAGTGAATCAATAA
- a CDS encoding division/cell wall cluster transcriptional repressor MraZ: protein MVTFIGDYPCRLDSKGRVLLPSAFRKLLNGGSENRCVLRRNLYEKCLDLYSISEWDKQTEMVRAKVNPFNKKHAGFLREFFRGTAEVLIDGNGRILIPKKFFDFAGFSKDVTLAGQDGKIEIWDTETYEKSALGQDGFSTLADEILGGDLNNG, encoded by the coding sequence ATGGTAACATTTATAGGTGATTATCCTTGTAGGTTGGATTCAAAAGGCCGTGTTCTGCTGCCTTCTGCTTTTCGGAAGCTCCTAAATGGGGGTTCTGAAAATCGTTGTGTCCTAAGGAGAAATCTTTATGAAAAATGTTTAGACCTGTACTCCATTTCTGAATGGGACAAGCAAACTGAAATGGTTCGAGCAAAGGTGAATCCTTTTAATAAGAAGCATGCAGGATTTTTGCGGGAGTTTTTTAGAGGTACAGCAGAGGTTTTAATTGATGGAAATGGACGGATTTTAATTCCTAAGAAATTTTTTGACTTTGCGGGATTTTCAAAAGATGTAACCTTGGCCGGACAAGATGGGAAAATCGAAATATGGGATACTGAAACTTACGAAAAATCAGCTCTTGGACAGGATGGATTCAGTACTTTGGCTGATGAGATTTTGGGAGGTGATTTAAATAACGGGTAA
- the rsmH gene encoding 16S rRNA (cytosine(1402)-N(4))-methyltransferase RsmH, with protein MSTYHIPVLLGESIEGLNIKPDGIYVDLTFGGGGHSREILKHLTTGKLIGFDQDVDAEENVPKDDRFIFVRHNFRYFKNFMKYLGYSKVDGILADLGVSSHEFDVAERGFSFRFDGDLDMRMNQDSNFTAADLLNEYSVEDLFRIFKFYGEVKNPGKLARLIDNQRKETPFTTIQHFKEVIAPCTPKFKEHKYLAQVFQAIRIEVNQEMDVLKEMLLQSAEMLKPDGRLVVITYHSLEDRLVKNFIRDGKFEGNAEKDFFGNVQTPLTAINRKVILPTEKEIELNGRARSAKLRIAQPKSL; from the coding sequence ATGAGTACATACCATATTCCAGTTTTACTAGGAGAGAGTATTGAAGGGTTGAATATAAAGCCAGATGGAATCTATGTGGATCTTACTTTTGGTGGCGGAGGTCATTCAAGAGAGATTTTAAAGCATCTTACAACAGGTAAATTGATTGGTTTTGATCAGGATGTGGATGCGGAAGAAAATGTACCAAAAGACGATCGGTTCATATTTGTCCGTCACAATTTTAGGTATTTCAAGAATTTCATGAAATATTTAGGTTACTCTAAAGTGGATGGGATTTTAGCCGATTTGGGTGTTTCTTCTCATGAGTTTGATGTAGCCGAACGTGGTTTTTCTTTTCGTTTTGATGGTGATCTTGATATGAGAATGAATCAGGATTCAAATTTTACTGCAGCTGATTTGTTGAATGAGTACAGTGTTGAGGATTTGTTTCGAATCTTTAAGTTTTACGGAGAGGTTAAAAATCCAGGCAAGCTTGCACGGTTAATTGATAATCAAAGAAAAGAAACGCCGTTTACTACCATTCAGCATTTTAAGGAGGTGATTGCTCCTTGTACGCCTAAGTTTAAAGAGCATAAATATTTGGCTCAGGTATTCCAGGCCATTAGGATAGAGGTGAATCAGGAAATGGATGTTTTGAAGGAAATGTTATTGCAGTCTGCGGAAATGTTAAAACCAGATGGAAGATTGGTGGTGATCACTTATCATTCTCTGGAGGATAGATTAGTGAAGAATTTTATTCGGGATGGAAAATTTGAAGGCAATGCAGAAAAAGATTTCTTTGGGAATGTGCAAACGCCGCTAACAGCTATTAATCGAAAGGTAATTCTTCCGACTGAAAAAGAGATTGAGCTAAATGGAAGAGCGCGAAGTGCTAAACTTCGAATTGCTCAGCCTAAATCATTATAA
- a CDS encoding FtsL-like putative cell division protein, with translation MFKFRKKYNDFIKPSEELKETSSGSVKDFIDGSILTKTEVVQQLPFIIFLVVLGIFYISNRYRSERVYRDMVGLEQELKELRFESITTASDLMYMSKQSEVVKRVENEGLELIEATEPPIKIYLEK, from the coding sequence ATGTTTAAATTTCGAAAAAAATACAACGATTTCATTAAGCCTAGTGAAGAACTAAAAGAGACATCTTCAGGTTCGGTCAAGGATTTTATTGATGGAAGTATTTTAACGAAAACGGAAGTGGTACAACAGTTGCCTTTTATCATTTTCTTAGTCGTATTGGGAATTTTTTATATCAGCAACAGGTATCGTTCTGAAAGAGTTTATCGTGATATGGTAGGTTTGGAGCAGGAATTAAAGGAGCTAAGGTTTGAGTCGATAACAACAGCTTCTGATTTGATGTATATGAGCAAGCAATCGGAAGTTGTAAAGAGAGTGGAAAATGAAGGTCTTGAGTTGATTGAAGCAACCGAGCCTCCCATTAAAATATATTTAGAGAAGTAG
- a CDS encoding penicillin-binding protein: MPIKKDIIWRVGAIYTLVIIFAILIVGRVVALQLFEGDKWRSKAQSLSQRDVIVSANRGDICAADGRLLASSLPYYQLRMDFRASGLTDSLFRADVDSLALCLSRFFQDKSARDYRNMLWKAKYRTKSNRYFLIHRKKINYIGLKKIKTFPIFRLGQNKGGLICEQENRRIQPHLNLANRTIGYLLEGEQNQQIGKVGIEGAFESDLKGVDGISIIQKMSGRWLPVNMVEPKDGNDLITTIDVNYQDVAQSALEQQLIKYNAHHGSVILMEVKTGAVKAIANLGFDEESQSYREDYNYAIGEATEPGSTFKLASIMALFEDGYVGPMDSVDTGNGVYSYYKEKMRDSHEGGYGKITVQEAFEKSSNVGISKLVNDNYKNKPRSFINRLYEFRLNESLGLDIKGEGIPSIKYPDDPSWSGVSLPWMSIGYAVQQTPLQTLTFYNAIANNGKMMKPRFVKELRYHGDVIRTFDKEVLKSKICSGETLKNVKNMLEGVVLRGTARNLRNANYTIAGKTGTAQIADKNKGYKVKVYQASFVGYFPADDPMYSCIVVINRPNKTKGFYGNQVAGPVFKTIADKVYAMSYSMHPIKPDDASLEPKVPVSLNGYKNDLDKVFDELNIEIANKDIQSEWVMTSRKDSIIEYKYRTVKKFMVPNVKGMGVQDALYILENAGLKVRVTGLGSVSRQSIQPGAYFNKGDHITIDLS; the protein is encoded by the coding sequence GTGCCGATAAAAAAGGATATCATATGGCGGGTAGGGGCGATCTACACTTTAGTGATTATTTTTGCAATACTCATTGTTGGTAGAGTGGTAGCCTTGCAATTGTTCGAAGGAGATAAATGGCGAAGTAAAGCTCAGTCTCTTTCGCAACGGGATGTGATTGTTTCGGCCAATCGTGGAGATATTTGTGCTGCTGACGGACGGCTTTTAGCCAGTTCATTGCCTTATTATCAATTGCGAATGGATTTTCGCGCTTCCGGATTGACAGATTCTCTTTTTCGTGCTGATGTTGATTCTTTGGCACTTTGTTTGTCTCGCTTTTTTCAGGATAAATCTGCCAGGGATTACAGAAATATGCTTTGGAAAGCGAAGTACCGGACCAAGTCGAACCGGTATTTTTTAATTCACCGAAAGAAAATTAATTACATCGGACTTAAAAAAATCAAGACCTTTCCTATTTTTCGTTTGGGGCAGAATAAAGGTGGATTAATTTGTGAACAGGAAAACCGACGCATACAGCCTCACTTAAATTTGGCGAATAGAACCATAGGATATTTGTTGGAAGGGGAACAAAATCAGCAGATTGGTAAGGTCGGTATCGAAGGTGCTTTTGAAAGTGATTTAAAAGGAGTTGATGGCATTAGTATCATTCAAAAAATGTCGGGCAGATGGTTGCCTGTAAATATGGTAGAGCCCAAGGATGGGAACGACTTGATTACTACCATTGATGTTAATTATCAAGATGTTGCACAGTCAGCTTTGGAGCAACAGCTTATAAAATACAACGCACATCATGGTTCTGTGATTTTGATGGAGGTAAAAACAGGAGCGGTTAAAGCAATAGCCAATTTGGGTTTCGATGAAGAATCTCAATCTTACAGGGAAGATTATAATTATGCTATTGGAGAGGCTACGGAGCCCGGTTCAACGTTTAAGTTGGCATCAATAATGGCTTTGTTTGAGGATGGATACGTTGGCCCAATGGATTCTGTGGATACAGGGAATGGCGTATATAGCTACTACAAAGAAAAAATGCGTGATTCGCATGAAGGAGGATATGGAAAAATAACGGTTCAGGAAGCTTTTGAAAAATCATCGAACGTGGGGATTTCGAAATTGGTGAACGATAATTATAAAAACAAACCTCGATCATTCATTAACCGACTTTACGAGTTTCGATTGAATGAATCACTGGGGCTTGATATTAAAGGAGAAGGCATTCCAAGTATCAAATATCCTGATGATCCATCGTGGTCGGGAGTTTCTTTGCCTTGGATGTCGATTGGGTATGCCGTTCAGCAAACACCTTTGCAGACTCTTACATTTTATAATGCGATAGCGAATAACGGTAAGATGATGAAACCCCGATTCGTAAAGGAATTGAGGTATCATGGCGATGTGATTCGAACTTTTGATAAAGAAGTCTTGAAATCTAAAATTTGTTCAGGAGAAACACTTAAAAATGTGAAAAATATGTTGGAAGGTGTTGTTTTAAGAGGAACGGCCAGAAATCTTCGGAACGCAAATTATACTATTGCTGGAAAGACTGGTACTGCGCAAATAGCGGATAAAAATAAAGGCTATAAGGTTAAAGTGTATCAGGCCTCATTTGTTGGGTATTTTCCAGCTGATGATCCAATGTATTCGTGTATTGTTGTGATTAACCGACCAAATAAAACTAAAGGATTCTATGGAAATCAGGTTGCTGGTCCGGTTTTTAAAACAATAGCAGATAAAGTGTATGCAATGAGCTATTCGATGCATCCCATTAAACCGGATGATGCAAGTTTGGAACCAAAGGTGCCGGTTTCATTGAATGGGTATAAAAATGATCTGGACAAAGTGTTTGATGAATTAAATATTGAAATAGCGAATAAAGATATTCAGTCGGAATGGGTGATGACTTCCAGAAAAGACTCAATTATTGAATACAAATATAGAACAGTTAAGAAATTTATGGTTCCGAATGTGAAAGGAATGGGCGTTCAGGATGCACTGTATATATTAGAGAATGCAGGACTTAAGGTTCGGGTAACGGGTTTGGGATCTGTGTCCAGACAATCCATACAACCAGGAGCCTATTTTAATAAAGGAGATCATATTACAATCGATTTATCTTAA